A part of Mesotoga sp. UBA6090 genomic DNA contains:
- a CDS encoding TIR domain-containing protein, with the protein MPEKSPLRIFISYGHDEYAELAERMKNDLKERGHEVWFDRDRIRPGTDFELYIEDGLKWLTEDKSRARFLYLMTPHSVRRPDGFCLNELTSAMMKELSIFPVMVQMSEPPLSICRIQWLDMQECFPSCENTPYSVKFERLLAALEDRNWDFEGFEKNLLKVLNPIDFGPDMLRHLKDFTGREWLKKEIEEWLEGKRPGSKQVFWIKGKPGIGKTAISSWLASTMYEVVAVHFFRSDSTEKRDPVRFIHTLVYYLSTQIPEYREQLEVLSQPVEHYLEEYKNDPNDLFYNLVILPLHRAGMKDRKALAVVIDGLDEASEESGDNEIARLIARQLEKAPSWLKFIVTSRSEAGINAELQGVTNPCELDSALEENERDIREYLKMKLKPYLEEGMDEEKIILEILQKSEGLFVYVNAFMKALEEKALTLKDVGNFPGKLGEIYYTYFSSKFKDEDDYCENISPVLELILATVEPPDIELLSEVLGHKETQILRIIRRLGSLFERNENRIIPFHSTLTEWLASEDRSFRYYVSEKEGHKRLAEYGPEKYRKVMDREEYETDKDYVVKNLEIHLYEAGMDEELEELLKETVESSEEKVWKTVVFFNVCDHVIERYDFDKEERLKKIIIELSPSAIGKSLADTMNELGKKHENRGKSLWCLFVHEKVLAVYESLLEKDPEDENLQRNLGVSLNDVGRIHEGLGEGKKALEYYRRTLEIRRLLVEKEPRIVDRYISLAFALLDISRVTTNEEEKRGFVMEAKSITKSLVDAGVSHLELNTLRKIFSL; encoded by the coding sequence ACGATCTCAAAGAGAGAGGCCATGAGGTCTGGTTCGACAGGGATAGGATTAGGCCGGGCACAGACTTCGAGCTTTACATAGAAGATGGTCTCAAATGGCTGACAGAGGACAAATCCAGAGCGAGATTCCTTTATCTCATGACTCCCCATTCAGTGAGAAGGCCGGACGGTTTCTGTCTGAACGAACTAACTTCCGCCATGATGAAAGAGCTCTCCATCTTCCCCGTTATGGTTCAGATGAGCGAACCTCCCCTCTCCATCTGCAGAATACAATGGCTGGATATGCAGGAGTGCTTCCCTTCATGTGAGAATACCCCCTATTCCGTCAAGTTCGAAAGACTCCTGGCCGCACTTGAAGACAGGAATTGGGACTTCGAAGGTTTTGAAAAGAACCTCCTGAAAGTACTCAACCCGATTGACTTCGGACCGGATATGTTGAGACACCTGAAAGACTTCACCGGAAGAGAATGGCTAAAAAAAGAGATAGAAGAATGGCTTGAAGGAAAGAGGCCGGGAAGCAAACAGGTCTTCTGGATAAAGGGGAAGCCGGGTATAGGAAAGACGGCGATTAGCTCATGGCTCGCGAGCACGATGTACGAGGTCGTTGCCGTCCACTTCTTCAGAAGCGACTCCACAGAGAAGAGAGATCCGGTGAGGTTCATACACACACTGGTCTATTACTTGAGTACGCAGATTCCGGAGTACAGAGAGCAGTTAGAGGTGTTATCTCAACCAGTGGAGCATTATCTTGAAGAGTACAAAAACGATCCGAACGATCTCTTCTACAACCTGGTAATCCTTCCTCTCCACAGGGCTGGGATGAAGGATAGAAAGGCTCTGGCAGTAGTGATAGACGGGCTTGACGAAGCCAGTGAAGAAAGCGGAGACAACGAGATAGCGAGGCTCATAGCCAGACAGCTGGAGAAGGCTCCTTCCTGGTTGAAGTTCATAGTAACGAGCAGATCCGAAGCCGGGATAAACGCGGAACTCCAGGGAGTGACGAACCCCTGCGAACTCGACTCGGCCTTGGAGGAAAACGAAAGAGACATACGCGAGTATCTCAAGATGAAGTTGAAACCCTATCTGGAAGAGGGGATGGACGAGGAGAAGATAATACTGGAGATACTCCAGAAGAGCGAAGGGCTGTTCGTATATGTCAATGCCTTCATGAAAGCGCTCGAAGAGAAGGCTCTTACATTGAAAGATGTGGGTAACTTCCCCGGGAAACTCGGAGAGATATACTACACGTACTTCAGCAGCAAGTTCAAAGACGAGGACGATTACTGCGAGAACATCTCCCCGGTTCTTGAACTGATTCTCGCCACGGTAGAGCCTCCCGATATTGAATTGCTGTCTGAAGTTCTGGGACACAAAGAAACTCAAATCTTGAGAATAATCCGAAGACTGGGTTCTCTATTCGAGAGAAACGAAAACAGGATAATTCCCTTCCACAGTACGCTGACCGAATGGCTTGCAAGCGAGGACAGGTCATTTCGATACTATGTTAGCGAGAAAGAAGGGCACAAAAGACTTGCTGAATACGGGCCAGAGAAATACAGAAAGGTCATGGACAGAGAAGAATACGAAACTGATAAGGACTACGTCGTAAAAAACCTTGAAATCCATCTCTACGAAGCCGGAATGGATGAAGAGCTTGAAGAGTTGCTGAAAGAGACAGTTGAATCAAGCGAAGAGAAAGTTTGGAAGACCGTTGTCTTCTTCAACGTCTGTGACCATGTAATAGAAAGATACGATTTCGACAAGGAAGAAAGGCTGAAGAAGATAATTATAGAGCTATCACCGTCTGCGATCGGCAAATCTCTGGCAGATACAATGAACGAACTTGGAAAAAAACACGAGAATAGGGGAAAGAGTCTCTGGTGTTTGTTTGTGCATGAAAAAGTACTGGCTGTTTATGAAAGTCTCTTGGAGAAAGACCCAGAAGACGAAAATCTGCAGAGAAACCTGGGAGTGAGCCTGAACGACGTTGGCAGAATACACGAGGGACTGGGCGAAGGGAAGAAGGCCCTCGAGTACTATCGCAGAACACTTGAAATAAGGAGATTGCTTGTGGAAAAGGAGCCTAGAATTGTCGATAGATACATTAGTCTGGCCTTTGCGCTTCTGGATATCTCGAGAGTAACTACAAATGAAGAAGAGAAAAGAGGATTCGTGATGGAAGCAAAATCAATAACCAAATCACTTGTAGATGCCGGTGTAAGTCATCTTGAACTTAACACATTAAGAAAGATCTTCTCACTGTAA
- a CDS encoding DUF4062 domain-containing protein translates to MVIRKVFRIFVSSTFLDMKRERNVLQKKVFPRLREYCERQGASFQDIDLC, encoded by the coding sequence ATGGTAATAAGAAAGGTCTTTCGGATCTTTGTTAGTTCTACTTTTCTGGATATGAAGAGAGAAAGGAATGTTCTCCAGAAGAAGGTCTTCCCAAGACTGAGGGAATACTGCGAAAGACAAGGGGCCAGCTTTCAGGATATCGACCTCTGCTAG